A genome region from Nocardia sp. NBC_00565 includes the following:
- a CDS encoding L-talarate/galactarate dehydratase, whose protein sequence is MIIHNAATLDRITDVTISSVTLPLPTGISDAKVLTGRQKPMTEVAVLFAEITTAAGLQGIGISYSKRAGGPGQFAHARELAPAMLGEDPSDIAKIWDKLMWAGASVGRSGLSVQAIAAFDVALWDLKAKRAGLPLAKLLGAHRDSVRCYNTSGGFLHAPIEEVLDRATASLEQGIGGIKIKVGHPDNAVDLARLTAVREKLGDRVPVMVDANQQWDRATARRMCRAFEPFGLVWIEEPLDAYDFEGHAQLTATFDTPIATGEMLTSVAEHTQLIRARGADIVQPDAPRVGGITQFLKVMALADSENLQLAPHFAMEIHVHLAAAYPREPWVEHFEWLDPLFNERLEIADGRMHLSARPGLGVTISDQARAWTVAEHTVQA, encoded by the coding sequence ATGATCATCCACAACGCCGCGACACTCGATCGCATTACCGACGTCACCATCTCGTCGGTCACCTTGCCGCTGCCCACCGGCATCAGCGACGCCAAGGTGCTCACCGGCCGACAAAAACCGATGACCGAAGTAGCCGTACTCTTCGCCGAGATCACCACCGCCGCCGGACTGCAAGGCATCGGCATCAGCTACTCCAAACGCGCAGGCGGACCCGGCCAATTCGCCCACGCCCGCGAACTCGCACCGGCCATGCTCGGCGAAGACCCCAGCGACATCGCCAAGATCTGGGACAAACTCATGTGGGCCGGAGCCTCCGTCGGCCGCAGCGGACTATCCGTACAAGCGATCGCCGCCTTCGACGTCGCACTGTGGGATCTGAAGGCCAAGCGCGCCGGACTGCCACTGGCCAAACTACTCGGCGCACACCGCGATTCGGTGCGCTGCTACAACACCTCCGGCGGCTTCCTGCACGCACCGATCGAGGAAGTACTCGACCGGGCGACGGCCTCGCTCGAACAGGGCATCGGCGGCATCAAAATCAAAGTGGGACATCCGGATAACGCCGTCGACCTCGCCCGGCTCACCGCAGTACGAGAAAAACTCGGCGACCGTGTGCCGGTGATGGTCGACGCCAACCAACAGTGGGACCGGGCAACCGCACGACGCATGTGCCGGGCCTTCGAGCCGTTCGGGCTGGTATGGATCGAAGAACCCTTGGACGCCTACGACTTCGAAGGCCACGCACAACTCACCGCCACCTTCGACACCCCGATCGCGACCGGCGAAATGCTCACCAGCGTCGCCGAACACACGCAACTCATCCGAGCCCGCGGCGCGGATATCGTGCAACCCGACGCACCGCGCGTCGGCGGTATCACCCAGTTCCTCAAGGTGATGGCACTGGCCGACAGCGAAAACCTCCAACTAGCACCACATTTCGCTATGGAGATACACGTCCACCTCGCCGCCGCCTATCCGCGCGAGCCATGGGTCGAGCACTTCGAATGGCTCGACCCACTGTTCAACGAACGACTCGAAATCGCCGACGGCCGCATGCACCTGTCCGCACGCCCCGGCCTCGGCGTAACCATCAGCGACCAAGCCCGCGCCTGGACCGTCGCCGAACATACCGTGCAGGCCTGA
- a CDS encoding NAD-dependent epimerase/dehydratase family protein — MNDHRILITGAGGGIGTLMRPRLRRPDRVLRLLDLIELPAPTSGERVEIVTGSLTDAATMTAACRDVDAIIHLGGISREDSWNNVLAANIDGTQTVLEAARQAGVSRVVLASSNHAVGFRGVGDELIPGDAAARPDTYYGVSKAAVEALGSLYHSRFGMDVICVRIGSCFERPHDVRGLSMWLSPNDCARLFEACLAAERPGYRVIWGVSANTRAVVSLREAEELGYRSEDDAERFAADLSAVADPGPWLIGGPFVETPLGKPNPR, encoded by the coding sequence ATGAACGATCACCGAATACTCATCACCGGCGCGGGCGGTGGTATCGGCACGCTGATGCGGCCCCGCCTGCGACGCCCGGATCGCGTACTGCGGCTATTGGATCTGATCGAACTCCCCGCGCCGACATCCGGCGAACGGGTCGAGATCGTCACCGGATCGCTCACCGACGCCGCGACGATGACCGCGGCCTGCCGAGATGTGGATGCGATCATCCATCTGGGTGGCATAAGCCGAGAAGACAGCTGGAACAACGTACTCGCCGCCAATATCGACGGCACGCAGACAGTGCTGGAGGCCGCGCGCCAAGCCGGCGTTTCGCGGGTCGTGCTCGCCTCGAGCAATCACGCCGTGGGTTTCCGCGGCGTCGGCGATGAGCTCATTCCCGGTGATGCCGCCGCGCGACCGGATACCTATTACGGCGTCAGCAAAGCCGCGGTCGAGGCGCTGGGCAGTCTCTATCACTCCCGCTTCGGCATGGACGTGATCTGTGTCCGGATCGGTTCGTGTTTCGAGCGCCCGCATGATGTGCGCGGACTGTCGATGTGGTTGTCCCCCAACGACTGTGCGCGACTGTTCGAAGCCTGCCTGGCCGCCGAACGTCCCGGCTATCGAGTGATCTGGGGCGTCTCCGCGAATACCCGCGCGGTCGTATCCCTGCGCGAGGCCGAGGAACTCGGCTATCGAAGCGAGGATGACGCCGAGCGGTTCGCCGCCGATCTGTCCGCCGTCGCCGATCCGGGTCCATGGCTCATCGGCGGTCCTTTTGTGGAAACGCCGCTCGGCAAACCGAATCCTCGCTGA
- a CDS encoding MFS transporter — translation MQFKATTAAPKSALASNVKFLYFFGALGGILFGYDLGVISGVLLFIKKSWQLTSLTQGVIGGCLAAGAVIGAAIAGRITDDEYLSGIG, via the coding sequence ATGCAATTCAAGGCAACGACGGCCGCACCGAAATCGGCGCTCGCATCCAATGTCAAATTTCTCTATTTCTTCGGCGCCCTCGGCGGCATCCTCTTCGGCTACGACCTCGGAGTCATCTCCGGGGTGCTGTTGTTCATCAAGAAGTCCTGGCAGCTGACCTCGCTGACGCAGGGCGTGATCGGCGGCTGCTTGGCCGCCGGCGCGGTGATCGGCGCGGCCATCGCCGGACGGATCACCGACGATGAATACCTTTCCGGTATCGGTTGA
- a CDS encoding proline dehydrogenase family protein, which produces MAISGLLRPAMLAAARSPRMERTVTRMSTTKKLVDRFVAGESEPNAVAAVERLLSSGRYITVDYLGEDTTDIEQARSTVSHYLSLLSLLRDEQPGSVGPLEVSLKLSALGQALPEDGHAIAREHAHQVCSAAADAGVLVTIDAEDHTTTDSTLSIVRELRADFPSLGTVLQAYLRRTEGDCRDFAGPGSRIRLCKGAYREPAAVAYQSRAEVDQSYLDCLRVLMNGQGYPMVATHDPALIEAARVFATATQRKSDDFEFQMLYGIRDAEQRRLVDERHQVRVYVPYGDQWYGYFMRRLAERPANVAFFLRSLRPGSRR; this is translated from the coding sequence ATGGCCATCTCCGGTCTGCTCCGCCCCGCCATGCTCGCGGCCGCGCGATCGCCGCGGATGGAACGCACCGTTACCCGGATGTCGACTACCAAGAAGCTGGTGGATCGCTTCGTCGCGGGCGAATCCGAGCCGAACGCGGTCGCCGCCGTCGAGAGGCTGCTGAGCTCGGGTCGCTATATCACCGTCGACTATCTCGGCGAGGACACCACCGATATCGAGCAGGCGCGAAGTACGGTGTCGCACTACTTATCGCTGTTGTCGCTCCTTCGCGATGAGCAGCCCGGATCCGTTGGGCCGCTGGAGGTCTCGCTCAAACTCTCGGCGCTCGGGCAAGCCTTGCCCGAGGACGGTCACGCCATTGCCCGCGAGCATGCCCACCAGGTCTGTAGTGCCGCAGCGGATGCGGGCGTACTGGTCACCATCGACGCCGAGGACCACACCACCACCGATTCGACCCTGTCGATCGTGCGCGAGCTGCGCGCCGACTTTCCCTCGCTGGGTACGGTTCTGCAGGCCTACCTGCGGCGCACCGAGGGTGACTGCCGGGACTTCGCCGGCCCCGGTTCGCGAATTCGCCTGTGCAAGGGCGCATATCGCGAACCGGCCGCGGTGGCGTATCAGAGCCGCGCCGAGGTCGACCAGTCCTATCTGGACTGCCTGCGCGTGCTGATGAACGGCCAGGGCTACCCGATGGTCGCCACCCATGATCCGGCGCTCATCGAGGCCGCCAGGGTCTTCGCCACGGCGACCCAGCGCAAGTCCGACGATTTCGAATTCCAGATGCTCTACGGCATCCGCGACGCCGAACAGCGCCGCCTGGTCGACGAGCGGCACCAAGTCCGGGTCTACGTGCCCTATGGCGATCAGTGGTACGGCTATTTCATGCGCCGCCTGGCCGAACGTCCGGCAAACGTGGCGTTCTTCCTGCGCTCGCTGCGACCGGGCAGCCGACGCTGA
- a CDS encoding amino acid permease, with protein sequence MPLAELRTQMLRRKPLGQIEEDTEPADEQLKRSLGLWQLTAIGVGGIIGAGIFALAGSVAHSVTGPSVLISFLIAGVASACAALCYAEFAGMVPKAGSAYTYGCVSLGEIAGWFIGWDLLLEYVAVAAVVAIGVSGYFKFLLGQVDITLPDWMMGAHGTGDGRVIDVFAVLFCLGTAWLLSRGIKSVGRFETVAVGIKVALVVLIIALGVFHIDSSNYTPYFPFGVGAVWTGAATVFFAVFGYDAMSTAAEESVDGKKHLPKAIIYSLAIAMVLYVLATLVLTGMQKYTEISPTSGFSTAFESVGMPGVANIIAIGAIVGIVTVVLTFMLGVTRVWFAMSRDGLLPEWFAKTHPVRKVPTRVTWIVGIGAALMAGLLDITVVAELTNIGILMAFIVVSVAVMVLRRTRPDEPRAFKLPFMPVVPLVGIGFSVYLIWSLPWETWLRFAVWLVIGLAVYFGYSRMHSKLEQGGADVTLAK encoded by the coding sequence ATGCCCCTCGCGGAGTTGCGCACCCAGATGTTGCGCCGCAAACCCCTCGGGCAGATCGAGGAGGACACCGAACCCGCCGACGAGCAGTTGAAGCGGTCGCTCGGCCTGTGGCAACTCACGGCAATCGGCGTCGGCGGCATCATCGGCGCGGGCATCTTCGCCCTGGCCGGTTCGGTCGCGCATTCCGTCACGGGCCCCTCGGTGCTCATCTCGTTCCTGATCGCCGGTGTCGCCAGCGCCTGTGCGGCACTGTGCTACGCCGAATTCGCCGGAATGGTCCCTAAGGCCGGATCGGCCTACACCTACGGCTGTGTCTCACTCGGTGAGATCGCGGGCTGGTTCATCGGGTGGGACCTGCTGCTGGAGTACGTCGCGGTCGCGGCGGTTGTCGCCATCGGCGTCTCCGGCTACTTCAAATTCCTACTCGGACAGGTGGATATCACGCTGCCCGACTGGATGATGGGCGCGCACGGCACCGGCGACGGCCGGGTCATCGACGTCTTCGCGGTGCTGTTCTGTTTGGGCACCGCATGGCTGCTGTCGCGCGGCATCAAGAGCGTCGGACGGTTCGAGACCGTCGCCGTCGGCATCAAGGTCGCACTCGTCGTGCTGATCATCGCGCTCGGTGTCTTCCACATCGACAGTTCCAACTACACGCCGTACTTCCCCTTCGGCGTTGGTGCGGTCTGGACCGGTGCGGCTACCGTCTTCTTCGCCGTCTTCGGCTATGACGCGATGAGCACCGCCGCCGAGGAATCGGTGGACGGCAAGAAGCATCTGCCCAAGGCCATCATCTATTCGCTGGCCATCGCGATGGTGCTGTACGTGCTGGCTACGCTGGTGCTGACCGGTATGCAGAAGTACACCGAAATCAGCCCGACCAGCGGATTCTCCACCGCCTTCGAATCGGTCGGCATGCCGGGCGTCGCGAATATCATCGCGATCGGCGCCATTGTCGGCATCGTCACCGTGGTGCTCACCTTCATGCTCGGCGTGACCCGCGTCTGGTTCGCGATGAGCCGCGACGGACTGCTGCCGGAGTGGTTCGCCAAGACGCATCCGGTCCGTAAGGTACCCACCCGGGTCACCTGGATCGTCGGCATCGGCGCCGCGCTGATGGCCGGACTGCTCGATATCACCGTGGTCGCCGAGCTGACCAATATCGGCATTCTGATGGCCTTCATCGTCGTCTCCGTCGCGGTGATGGTGCTGCGCCGGACTCGGCCCGACGAGCCGCGCGCGTTCAAACTGCCGTTCATGCCGGTGGTGCCGCTGGTGGGTATCGGGTTCTCGGTCTACCTGATCTGGTCGCTGCCGTGGGAGACCTGGCTGCGGTTCGCGGTGTGGCTGGTGATCGGCCTGGCCGTGTACTTCGGATACTCGCGGATGCACTCCAAGCTGGAGCAGGGCGGGGCGGACGTCACGCTGGCGAAGTAG
- a CDS encoding enolase C-terminal domain-like protein produces MTMSPVITDVRLTPILIADAPLLNVGGVHQPYTPRLIVEIETDSGAHGLGETYGDRVYLDRAADLAPQLIGMPVASINAIRLLGTNTDAQLLIANPIAGGLRGTLTTDKVRLSVISAFETAALDAHGRELGLPVHALLGGKVRDRVDYSGYLFYKWAEHPVPDAPSDEWGEVVDPDGVVRLAEKFAAYGGFRSFKLKGGAFPPDEEVAAIEALAKAFPDHPLRLDPNGGWSLPTATAVAEQLSGVVEYLEDPTARLDDMAEVHHRTAMPLATNMIVTAIEEIRPAFDIDAVQVVLSDHHFWGGLFATRDLAAVCRAYGKGISMHSNTHLGISLAAMTQVAATVADLDYACDTHYPWQSEDVITEPFTFRDGAIEVGDRPGLGIELDRDTLAHLHERWLARPAMRERDDVAAMRLVNPTYQAPNSPKY; encoded by the coding sequence CTGACCATGTCACCCGTCATCACCGACGTCCGATTGACGCCGATCCTCATCGCCGACGCACCTCTGCTCAATGTCGGCGGCGTGCACCAGCCGTACACGCCGCGACTGATCGTCGAGATCGAAACCGACAGTGGCGCGCACGGTCTCGGCGAAACCTATGGCGACCGCGTCTACCTCGATCGCGCTGCCGACCTCGCCCCACAACTGATCGGCATGCCGGTAGCCTCGATCAACGCGATCCGCCTGCTCGGCACGAACACCGACGCCCAGTTGCTGATCGCCAATCCCATCGCGGGCGGACTGCGCGGCACACTCACCACCGATAAGGTCCGCCTCAGCGTGATCTCGGCCTTCGAAACCGCCGCGCTCGACGCCCACGGTCGCGAACTCGGTCTGCCGGTGCACGCGCTGCTCGGCGGCAAGGTCCGCGATCGCGTCGACTACTCCGGCTACCTGTTCTACAAGTGGGCCGAACATCCGGTTCCGGATGCTCCGAGCGACGAATGGGGCGAGGTCGTCGACCCGGATGGCGTGGTGCGCCTGGCCGAAAAGTTCGCCGCGTACGGCGGATTCCGCTCGTTCAAACTCAAGGGCGGCGCATTCCCACCCGATGAAGAGGTCGCCGCGATCGAGGCCCTGGCCAAGGCGTTCCCGGACCACCCGCTGCGCCTGGACCCCAACGGCGGCTGGTCGCTGCCCACCGCGACCGCTGTCGCCGAACAACTCTCGGGCGTCGTCGAATACCTCGAGGACCCGACCGCCCGCCTCGACGATATGGCCGAAGTGCATCACCGCACCGCAATGCCATTGGCCACCAATATGATCGTCACCGCCATCGAGGAGATCCGCCCCGCCTTCGATATCGATGCCGTCCAGGTCGTACTCTCCGACCACCACTTCTGGGGCGGCCTGTTCGCCACCCGCGACCTCGCCGCCGTCTGCCGTGCCTACGGCAAGGGCATCTCGATGCACTCGAATACCCACCTCGGTATCAGCCTCGCCGCCATGACCCAGGTCGCCGCCACCGTCGCCGACCTCGACTACGCCTGCGACACCCATTACCCCTGGCAATCCGAGGACGTCATCACCGAACCGTTCACCTTCCGCGACGGCGCGATCGAGGTCGGCGACCGCCCCGGCCTCGGCATCGAACTGGACCGCGATACCCTCGCTCACCTGCACGAACGATGGTTGGCGCGACCGGCTATGCGCGAGCGGGACGACGTCGCCGCCATGCGCCTGGTGAACCCGACCTACCAGGCACCGAACTCACCCAAATACTGA
- the kdgD gene encoding 5-dehydro-4-deoxyglucarate dehydratase, whose amino-acid sequence MSHLSADELGPALGQGLLSFPVTHFDADLAFDEAAYRKHIAWLAQYEVAGLFAAGGTGEGFSLTPPEIDQVVRAAVAETGGRIPVVAPATAGTASAIEQARSAEAAGAEGILLLPPYLTEAGPEGLVEHVAAVCAATSLGVIFYSRANATCNDVTLARMAERCPNLVGFKDGVGNIETMTRIYARLGDRLTYIGGLPTAETFALPYAEMGVTTYSSAIFNFAPEFALDFYRAVRARDRDEVYRRLREFVIPYLDIRDRGPGYAVSIVKAGLAAIGRPAGPVRPPLTNLTEAELAELTALVVTIG is encoded by the coding sequence ATGTCACATCTGTCTGCCGACGAGTTGGGCCCCGCGCTGGGTCAGGGGTTGTTGTCGTTCCCCGTCACACATTTCGACGCCGATCTGGCCTTCGACGAGGCCGCCTACCGCAAACACATCGCCTGGCTGGCCCAGTACGAGGTGGCGGGTCTGTTCGCCGCGGGCGGCACGGGTGAGGGCTTCTCGCTGACGCCGCCCGAGATCGACCAGGTGGTGCGGGCCGCGGTCGCCGAGACCGGCGGCCGGATCCCCGTCGTCGCACCGGCCACCGCCGGCACCGCATCGGCGATCGAACAGGCCCGCTCCGCCGAAGCCGCTGGGGCCGAAGGCATTCTGCTGTTGCCGCCCTATCTCACCGAGGCCGGCCCGGAGGGGCTGGTCGAACATGTCGCTGCCGTCTGCGCGGCGACCTCGCTCGGTGTCATCTTCTACAGCCGCGCCAACGCTACCTGCAATGACGTGACGTTGGCGCGGATGGCCGAACGCTGCCCGAACCTGGTGGGGTTCAAGGACGGTGTCGGCAATATCGAAACGATGACCCGGATCTACGCCCGGCTCGGTGACCGGCTCACCTACATCGGCGGGCTACCGACGGCGGAGACCTTCGCACTCCCCTATGCCGAAATGGGCGTTACCACTTACTCATCCGCGATTTTCAACTTCGCCCCGGAATTCGCGCTCGACTTCTACCGGGCGGTGCGGGCCCGCGACCGCGACGAGGTCTACCGGCGGCTGCGCGAATTCGTCATCCCCTACCTCGATATCCGCGATCGTGGGCCGGGCTACGCGGTATCGATCGTGAAGGCCGGGCTCGCCGCCATCGGTCGTCCGGCCGGCCCCGTGCGGCCACCACTGACCAATCTGACCGAGGCCGAACTCGCCGAACTGACCGCATTGGTGGTGACGATCGGATGA
- a CDS encoding LysR family transcriptional regulator: MSMLSLEQVRGFVTVAEEGNFRRAAERLRITQPPLSRQIQKLERDIGVELFDRTQRQVQLTPAGEVFLTEARRLLALATAAPGTARLVAAGGAGTVRIGFTAASGFGFLGRFLNHIEAGLDRVEVVLREMVSSDQFENLRSGSLDLALARPPFDRTEFDSRIVHSEGLILAVPEGHELVGEGPLAIEELGGETLLVYAPGPARYFADLVSGILAAVPYTATHELTQVHTMLALVAAGRGLALVPETATHLHPDGVRFRPLDGVEDPVVLHAVWRRDCANPALHRVIELLDALPPA; the protein is encoded by the coding sequence ATGTCGATGCTGTCGCTGGAGCAGGTCCGCGGCTTCGTCACGGTGGCCGAGGAAGGAAATTTCCGCCGGGCGGCCGAGCGGCTGCGGATCACGCAGCCGCCGCTGAGCCGTCAGATCCAGAAACTCGAGCGCGATATCGGCGTGGAGCTCTTCGATCGCACCCAGCGACAGGTCCAGCTGACTCCGGCCGGGGAGGTCTTCCTGACCGAGGCGCGCCGCTTGCTCGCCCTGGCCACCGCGGCGCCCGGCACCGCCCGTCTCGTCGCGGCAGGCGGGGCGGGCACGGTGCGAATCGGCTTCACCGCCGCATCCGGTTTCGGTTTCCTCGGCCGGTTCCTGAACCACATCGAGGCGGGGCTGGACCGCGTCGAGGTGGTGCTGCGAGAGATGGTGAGTTCGGACCAATTCGAGAATCTGCGCAGCGGCAGCCTCGATCTCGCACTGGCCCGCCCACCCTTCGACCGCACCGAATTCGATTCGCGGATCGTGCATTCCGAGGGATTGATCCTGGCCGTGCCGGAAGGGCACGAACTCGTTGGCGAGGGTCCGCTGGCCATCGAGGAACTGGGCGGCGAGACGCTGCTGGTGTACGCACCCGGCCCGGCGCGCTATTTCGCGGACCTGGTCTCGGGCATCCTCGCCGCCGTGCCCTACACCGCCACCCATGAATTGACCCAGGTGCACACCATGCTCGCGCTGGTCGCCGCCGGCCGCGGCCTGGCGCTGGTGCCCGAAACCGCCACCCATCTGCATCCCGACGGCGTGCGGTTCCGGCCGCTCGATGGCGTCGAGGATCCCGTCGTCCTGCACGCGGTCTGGCGACGCGACTGCGCCAATCCGGCGCTGCACCGAGTGATCGAGCTACTCGACGCGCTGCCGCCGGCTTAA
- a CDS encoding aldehyde dehydrogenase (NADP(+)), with product MDTAPDELQRIIAAATEAAAHLADTTPTERAQWLTRIADALDAAADELVPLAAAETHLPETPRLRGELTRTTFQLRLFADVLADGEFLAATVDHADPSWPMGPRPDIRRGLVPIGPTLVFAASNFPFAFSVAGGDTASALAAGCPVVLKAHPGHPRLSERTGEIMREALIAAGAPAGAFAVIHGVEAGISALRHPDIAAASFTGSLSGGRALFDIAAARPRPIPFYGELGSVNPVVVMPGAVQARGQQIVEGFVGSFALGAGQFCTKPGVLLLPSDHGLTDALATAVAAVPGQRLLNDHIGKSFRSRVTTLREYPSVTAISAPPIDDDLLAPTLLSVRATDFLAAGEALQAECFGPAALIVEYANAIELQQILDQLEPGLTATVVAEDADIDAVRPLLPALTALAGRLLWNDWPTGVTVSWAQQHGGPYPATTAPTTTSVGTAAITRFLRPIAWQGFPDRLLPPALREANPWRLPRRVDGKRD from the coding sequence ATGGATACCGCCCCTGACGAACTACAGCGAATCATCGCGGCAGCGACCGAAGCCGCGGCTCATCTCGCCGACACCACACCTACCGAGCGGGCGCAGTGGCTCACCCGCATCGCGGATGCCCTTGATGCCGCCGCCGACGAACTCGTACCGCTCGCCGCAGCCGAGACGCACCTGCCCGAAACACCCCGTCTGCGTGGGGAATTGACGCGCACCACCTTCCAGCTGCGCCTGTTCGCCGACGTGCTCGCCGATGGCGAATTCCTCGCCGCCACCGTGGATCACGCCGATCCGAGCTGGCCGATGGGTCCGCGACCGGATATCCGGCGCGGCCTCGTCCCGATCGGCCCGACGCTCGTGTTCGCCGCGAGCAACTTCCCGTTCGCATTCAGCGTCGCGGGCGGCGATACCGCGTCGGCACTGGCCGCCGGCTGTCCGGTTGTCCTCAAGGCTCATCCGGGCCACCCGCGACTCTCGGAGCGGACCGGCGAGATCATGCGCGAGGCGCTGATCGCGGCGGGTGCCCCCGCGGGCGCTTTCGCGGTCATCCACGGCGTCGAGGCGGGTATCAGCGCGCTGCGCCATCCGGATATCGCCGCCGCGTCGTTCACCGGGTCGCTGTCGGGCGGCCGGGCGCTGTTCGATATCGCCGCCGCACGGCCACGTCCGATCCCGTTCTACGGCGAACTCGGCAGCGTCAATCCGGTAGTGGTCATGCCCGGCGCGGTGCAGGCTCGCGGACAACAGATCGTCGAGGGGTTCGTCGGATCGTTCGCCCTCGGCGCGGGACAGTTCTGCACCAAACCCGGTGTGCTGCTGCTGCCTTCGGACCACGGGCTGACCGACGCACTGGCCACCGCTGTCGCTGCCGTGCCGGGACAACGCCTGCTCAACGATCACATCGGCAAAAGCTTCCGATCGCGAGTCACCACCCTGCGCGAATATCCCTCCGTCACCGCGATTTCGGCCCCGCCGATCGATGACGATCTGCTCGCACCGACCTTGCTGAGCGTGCGCGCCACCGACTTCCTGGCCGCAGGAGAAGCCTTGCAGGCCGAATGCTTCGGCCCGGCGGCACTGATCGTCGAATACGCGAATGCCATTGAGCTGCAACAGATCCTCGACCAGCTCGAACCCGGCCTCACCGCCACCGTCGTCGCGGAGGATGCCGATATCGACGCCGTCCGCCCACTGCTGCCCGCCCTCACCGCACTCGCCGGTCGGCTGCTGTGGAACGACTGGCCCACCGGCGTCACCGTCAGCTGGGCCCAACAGCACGGCGGCCCCTATCCGGCCACCACCGCACCGACCACGACCTCGGTCGGCACCGCCGCCATCACCCGGTTTCTGCGGCCGATCGCCTGGCAGGGCTTCCCGGACCGCCTGCTCCCACCCGCCCTGCGCGAGGCCAACCCATGGCGGCTGCCGCGCCGCGTCGACGGAAAGCGAGACTGA